A section of the Marinoscillum sp. 108 genome encodes:
- the ispF gene encoding 2-C-methyl-D-erythritol 2,4-cyclodiphosphate synthase — protein MKPNIRIGYGYDVHAMAEGIDFWIGGIKVPHTHGAYGHSDADVLIHVICDALLGAANMRDIGFHFSDKDPQYKGIDSKILLKKVVDLLDEAGYGIVNVDTTVCLQQPKLSPYIEPMKACLAEVMGLPVEDVSVKATTTEKLGFVGKEEGVAAHAVVLIYKKSDF, from the coding sequence ATGAAACCAAATATCAGAATAGGTTATGGGTATGACGTACATGCAATGGCAGAGGGCATAGATTTTTGGATTGGGGGGATTAAAGTCCCACACACCCACGGCGCCTATGGTCATTCGGACGCCGATGTGCTCATCCATGTCATTTGTGATGCCCTCCTGGGCGCTGCGAACATGCGCGATATCGGGTTTCACTTTTCCGACAAGGACCCTCAGTACAAAGGGATTGATAGCAAAATACTGTTGAAAAAAGTGGTTGATCTGCTGGATGAGGCGGGTTATGGGATTGTGAATGTGGATACCACTGTCTGTCTGCAGCAGCCCAAACTCAGTCCGTATATAGAACCGATGAAGGCCTGTTTGGCGGAAGTGATGGGGCTACCGGTAGAGGATGTTTCGGTCAAAGCTACCACTACCGAAAAACTGGGCTTTGTAGGCAAGGAGGAAGGTGTGGCCGCCCATGCGGTGGTGCTGATTTATAAAAAATCGGATTTCTAG
- a CDS encoding TetR/AcrR family transcriptional regulator produces the protein MGSADVQTEKLIKDKAKVLFFQKGYLNATTQEIADEAGVNRALIHYYFRSREQMMDTLLDEALVEKKEKVRKILTADLPFREKIANYIETMVDHGLTYPYLDNFIISETARYPDKVRAFCSRDSIKSTDLIQEQLEEEIAAGRMVPISPQDFMVNLAALCNYPILAKPVLKTIYGMTDTTYREFLNERKQTIYMTLFGERMPQTQSK, from the coding sequence ATGGGAAGTGCAGATGTGCAAACTGAAAAGTTGATCAAAGACAAAGCGAAGGTTTTGTTTTTCCAAAAGGGTTATTTGAATGCCACCACTCAGGAAATCGCGGATGAGGCCGGTGTCAACCGAGCCCTGATCCATTATTATTTCAGATCACGGGAACAAATGATGGACACCCTTTTGGATGAGGCCCTTGTGGAGAAGAAGGAAAAGGTGAGGAAGATTCTAACAGCGGATCTTCCATTCCGTGAGAAAATCGCCAACTACATAGAGACGATGGTTGATCATGGGCTAACCTATCCGTATCTGGACAACTTCATTATTAGTGAAACAGCCCGATACCCTGATAAGGTAAGGGCCTTTTGTTCGCGCGACAGTATAAAATCTACTGATTTGATTCAGGAACAACTGGAGGAAGAGATTGCTGCAGGGCGGATGGTGCCTATCTCCCCCCAGGACTTCATGGTGAACCTGGCCGCACTTTGTAATTATCCCATTCTCGCCAAGCCGGTGCTGAAAACCATTTATGGCATGACAGATACGACTTACCGCGAGTTTTTGAATGAACGCAAACAAACTATTTACATGACCCTTTTCGGAGAGCGAATGCCCCAAACGCAATCCAAATAG
- a CDS encoding DUF4302 domain-containing protein: MRKILLSLLIVSLFTACQEDETGLPSVENRVFTAIENLRDDLTDPSEGWKVLYQPTSASGAFFMIMKFKTDGTVTISTDLAANAGEFHEQTIPYRIDAGQGLELIFETYGALHYLFELDQASFGAEFEFIYEEKDDGDLYFRSKSDLNDPSSIVFTPANATDASAFSREIAANFDLYAGQSPRLFGGANPTQQLYLSDLDISVFWSVDLAKRTVLFDLAGSGSTLEEVLSGTHVSLNQSSGYTFMGGKIIFNQPIQIKVGGKGFELSELTLGDFSETGAPLCETSAEPTPVYSIPGGGSLTKNLFNSSGLGFEPQAGSLYSVNIPFIFDDSLRSLAEEGSISQKLPNALAFIMTYGFESDSIPANSVGFLVEDDQENSAFYLRSFTPTAVGNRLQIDWQDNYYYSSAPTPEEEAALTEILDEVFDGGSVYAYDLPIRGLTVYQFYNPCNGYEFVLVR, translated from the coding sequence ATGAGGAAGATTCTACTGAGCCTATTGATCGTGAGTCTGTTCACCGCCTGCCAGGAGGATGAAACGGGACTGCCCTCTGTGGAAAATCGGGTGTTTACGGCCATCGAAAACCTCCGCGACGATCTCACAGATCCTTCAGAGGGGTGGAAAGTCCTGTATCAGCCCACTTCTGCTTCTGGGGCTTTTTTCATGATCATGAAGTTTAAAACCGATGGCACTGTCACCATCTCCACCGACCTGGCCGCCAACGCCGGGGAATTTCACGAACAGACCATTCCCTACCGGATAGATGCCGGGCAGGGATTGGAGCTTATTTTCGAAACCTATGGCGCGCTCCATTATCTTTTCGAACTGGATCAGGCCAGCTTTGGTGCGGAGTTTGAGTTTATCTATGAGGAAAAAGACGATGGTGATCTTTACTTCCGTAGTAAATCAGACCTGAATGATCCCAGTTCCATTGTTTTCACTCCAGCCAATGCCACAGACGCGTCAGCCTTTTCGCGAGAGATCGCTGCAAATTTTGATCTGTATGCAGGGCAGTCTCCAAGACTTTTCGGTGGAGCTAACCCTACTCAGCAGCTTTATCTCAGTGACCTGGACATCTCCGTATTCTGGTCGGTAGATCTGGCCAAACGAACGGTGCTCTTCGATCTGGCCGGATCGGGAAGTACCCTGGAGGAAGTTTTGTCCGGAACCCATGTAAGCCTGAATCAATCCAGCGGCTATACTTTCATGGGTGGAAAAATCATTTTCAACCAACCCATACAGATCAAGGTGGGGGGCAAAGGCTTTGAGCTCAGTGAACTGACCCTTGGAGACTTTTCCGAAACCGGAGCGCCATTGTGCGAAACCTCCGCTGAGCCCACACCGGTTTACAGCATCCCCGGAGGTGGAAGCCTCACCAAAAACCTCTTCAACAGCAGTGGGTTGGGCTTTGAGCCACAAGCTGGCAGCCTATACAGTGTGAACATTCCCTTCATTTTTGACGACAGTCTACGGTCGTTGGCAGAAGAAGGCAGTATCAGCCAGAAGCTCCCCAACGCACTCGCCTTTATCATGACTTATGGGTTTGAATCGGACAGTATCCCGGCAAATTCCGTGGGTTTTTTGGTGGAAGATGATCAAGAGAACAGCGCTTTCTACCTCCGCTCATTCACTCCTACTGCCGTGGGTAACCGGCTGCAAATAGATTGGCAGGATAACTACTATTACTCCTCTGCCCCCACTCCAGAAGAAGAAGCTGCCCTGACAGAAATTTTGGATGAAGTATTCGATGGCGGCTCGGTATATGCCTATGACCTCCCCATTCGCGGACTCACCGTGTACCAGTTTTACAACCCCTGCAATGGCTATGAGTTTGTGCTGGTGAGGTAA
- a CDS encoding TolC family protein: MKVNLSWLRATFWLVGSMVYPLVSGAQDENKMESATLEEVVAYALKHQPGVQQAEINQEIVNQAVKGKLADWYPQISFNYNYQRFIDLQSSVIGGEVIRFGVNNTSSAQLTATQSLFNRDVLLASNTASTVRLQAEQGTQQAKIQMVVNVSKAFYDLLATQKQIEVSEESVIRLESSLKDARSRYEAGVADKTDYQRATIALGNAQAAYKANQELLGYKQQNLKTLMGYPLEEELPIAYDVDMMENEILLDTSEQMNPVNHINFRLLQTQRELQEANVKYNQWAFLPSLSAFGAYNLNYQNDNFGELYNTSYPYSYVGATLSLPLFQGGKRLSKIQEQKWTSDRLDVGIADLKNKLDTEYDRALAAYKSNLYSYLAQKKNVELAQEVYDIIQLQYQSGVKTYLDVTIAETDLRTTRINYFNALYQVLASKIDVNRALGTINY, translated from the coding sequence ATGAAAGTTAATTTAAGCTGGCTCCGCGCGACCTTTTGGTTGGTGGGGAGCATGGTGTATCCACTAGTTAGTGGTGCACAGGATGAAAACAAAATGGAATCAGCCACGCTGGAGGAAGTGGTGGCCTATGCACTGAAACACCAGCCGGGAGTGCAGCAGGCTGAGATCAATCAGGAGATTGTGAATCAGGCGGTGAAGGGCAAACTGGCAGATTGGTACCCACAAATCAGTTTTAACTACAACTATCAGCGATTTATCGATCTCCAGTCCAGTGTGATTGGGGGCGAGGTGATCCGTTTTGGAGTCAATAATACCTCGTCTGCCCAGCTCACTGCCACGCAGAGCCTTTTCAATCGGGATGTGCTCCTGGCAAGCAACACGGCTTCCACTGTACGCCTCCAGGCCGAGCAGGGAACACAGCAGGCCAAAATCCAAATGGTGGTGAATGTCAGCAAAGCATTTTATGATTTATTGGCCACTCAGAAGCAAATAGAGGTGAGTGAAGAATCTGTCATCAGGCTGGAAAGTAGCCTGAAGGATGCCAGGAGCCGATATGAGGCGGGTGTTGCCGATAAAACGGATTACCAACGCGCCACCATAGCACTTGGCAATGCCCAGGCGGCCTACAAAGCAAACCAGGAGCTGCTGGGATATAAGCAGCAAAACCTGAAAACCCTGATGGGTTACCCTCTCGAGGAGGAATTGCCGATAGCTTACGATGTGGACATGATGGAGAATGAGATTCTGCTGGACACGTCCGAGCAGATGAACCCCGTGAATCACATCAATTTTCGCCTGTTGCAAACACAGCGTGAGCTGCAGGAGGCCAATGTGAAATACAACCAGTGGGCTTTCCTACCGTCCCTGAGTGCATTTGGAGCTTATAACCTCAACTATCAAAATGACAACTTCGGTGAGCTGTATAACACTAGTTATCCTTACTCGTATGTGGGAGCTACTTTGTCTTTACCGCTCTTTCAGGGGGGCAAGCGATTATCCAAAATTCAGGAGCAAAAATGGACGAGTGACAGGCTGGATGTGGGGATCGCCGATTTGAAAAACAAGCTCGATACAGAGTATGACCGGGCGCTGGCCGCTTACAAAAGCAATTTGTACAGCTACCTGGCTCAAAAAAAGAATGTGGAGCTGGCTCAGGAGGTTTATGACATTATTCAGCTTCAGTATCAGAGTGGGGTGAAAACCTATCTGGATGTGACCATTGCAGAAACGGATTTGCGAACCACCAGAATCAATTATTTCAATGCTTTGTATCAGGTGTTGGCCAGTAAAATTGATGTAAATCGGGCCTTGGGCACTATTAACTATTAA
- a CDS encoding efflux RND transporter periplasmic adaptor subunit codes for MLSRNIQSCSLIAGITLLAACGEPQPSGMQAPPAATVSVTTVQARAVSYYDEIPANVKALQEVELRAQVSGYITGIYFKEGDQVKKGQKLYTIDQQQTQANYQQALANLSVQEANLAKAEKDVERYRELDKKDAIAKQQVDYAEATYEAAVKQVEAARAMVSSSQTNVRYSTIVAPFDGTIGISQVRLGASVSPGQTLLNTVSSNDPIGVDIAVDQREILRFSQLLNSSAADTDSVFQLVLGGEIYPHFGTLSFIDRAVDPQTGTIKMRIEFPNPEHVLRPGMSATLRVASYAENAITVPFKSLTELLGEFLVYVVQDDKVSQQKVAKGRQIGMDVIIESGLKSGQTIVVEGVQKLREGSTISIQ; via the coding sequence ATGTTATCTAGAAATATACAATCATGCTCACTGATAGCTGGAATCACTTTGCTGGCGGCATGTGGAGAACCACAGCCATCAGGTATGCAGGCACCTCCGGCAGCAACTGTTAGTGTTACTACTGTGCAGGCCAGGGCGGTAAGTTATTATGATGAAATTCCTGCCAACGTGAAAGCTCTGCAGGAAGTGGAATTGAGAGCTCAGGTGAGTGGATACATCACGGGGATCTACTTCAAAGAGGGGGATCAGGTGAAAAAGGGACAGAAACTCTACACCATCGATCAGCAACAAACGCAAGCCAACTACCAGCAGGCATTGGCCAACTTGTCTGTACAGGAGGCCAATTTGGCAAAAGCCGAAAAGGATGTAGAACGCTACCGCGAGTTGGATAAGAAGGACGCCATAGCCAAGCAGCAAGTGGACTATGCCGAAGCAACCTACGAAGCGGCGGTAAAACAAGTAGAAGCAGCCAGGGCAATGGTTTCCAGCTCACAAACGAATGTGCGTTATTCAACGATCGTAGCCCCATTTGATGGGACCATCGGGATTTCGCAGGTACGGTTAGGGGCTTCAGTTTCTCCGGGTCAGACGTTACTGAACACCGTTTCCTCCAATGATCCGATTGGTGTGGACATTGCTGTGGACCAGCGTGAAATCCTGAGGTTCTCTCAGCTGCTCAATTCCTCTGCAGCTGACACTGATTCTGTTTTTCAACTGGTATTGGGAGGTGAAATTTATCCTCATTTTGGCACTTTGAGCTTTATAGACCGGGCGGTGGATCCTCAGACGGGGACCATCAAGATGAGAATCGAATTTCCCAACCCAGAGCACGTTTTGCGACCCGGGATGTCCGCTACATTGAGAGTGGCTAGTTATGCCGAAAATGCTATCACCGTACCTTTTAAGTCCCTTACCGAACTGCTGGGCGAGTTTCTGGTCTACGTGGTACAGGATGATAAGGTATCTCAGCAAAAGGTTGCCAAAGGAAGACAGATCGGAATGGATGTGATCATCGAGAGTGGCTTGAAATCCGGACAAACCATCGTGGTAGAAGGGGTTCAAAAATTGAGGGAGGGCTCGACCATCAGTATCCAGTAG
- a CDS encoding substrate import-associated zinc metallohydrolase lipoprotein, translating to MRKGRNISKRWLLIALVASLSGCYPDESLNIPEKDNDVTLTELDEYIEEHFTKEYDMAIRYRYVDRYVATGERVTPPRLEVVRPMLDFIEKYWIDPYLEVTNGEVFFRGHVPPEIIFLGGFIYNPDGTVTLGSADAGSRITFTNVNAIDPEDLDWRELQLQTVYHEFAHTVHQRYKLPASFETITTAGYTSAGSWYNLTDAEALIRGFVSPYATSSPNEDFAETVAFYLFDPEFDAHFITLVEDCGTAECEAQNTGKEFIAEKLAAITGHYKKVTGIDLTELRNVIQSKL from the coding sequence ATGAGGAAAGGGCGGAACATATCGAAGCGATGGCTGCTGATTGCGCTGGTCGCAAGCCTGTCTGGGTGCTATCCCGACGAAAGCCTGAACATCCCGGAGAAGGACAATGATGTAACCCTCACCGAGCTGGATGAATACATAGAAGAGCACTTTACAAAAGAGTATGACATGGCCATCCGCTACCGGTATGTGGATCGGTATGTGGCCACAGGGGAGCGGGTCACTCCTCCCAGACTGGAGGTGGTTCGCCCCATGCTGGATTTTATTGAAAAATACTGGATCGACCCCTACCTGGAAGTCACCAATGGTGAGGTCTTTTTCCGTGGCCATGTGCCGCCGGAAATTATTTTCCTGGGTGGATTTATCTATAACCCGGATGGCACGGTCACACTGGGGTCTGCCGACGCAGGGTCCAGAATCACCTTCACCAACGTGAACGCCATAGACCCTGAAGACCTTGACTGGCGCGAGCTGCAACTCCAAACAGTCTATCACGAGTTTGCTCATACGGTACATCAGCGTTACAAGCTTCCGGCCTCTTTTGAGACCATCACCACGGCTGGTTATACCAGTGCAGGTTCCTGGTACAATCTCACCGATGCTGAAGCGCTGATCAGAGGCTTTGTGTCACCCTACGCCACCAGCTCACCCAATGAAGACTTTGCAGAAACGGTGGCTTTTTACCTGTTCGACCCGGAATTTGATGCGCACTTCATTACCCTGGTAGAAGATTGTGGCACGGCTGAGTGCGAAGCCCAAAACACGGGCAAGGAATTTATTGCTGAAAAACTGGCTGCCATCACCGGTCACTACAAAAAAGTAACGGGAATAGATTTGACTGAACTGAGGAACGTCATTCAGTCCAAACTTTAA
- a CDS encoding pitrilysin family protein, with product MVAYKEHTLPNGLQLIVHEDHSSPVVCLNILYKVGSRNELPHKTGFAHLFEHLMFGGSKNVKNFDEPLQAVGGDNNAFTNTDITNYYITIPSANVETAFWLESDRMLSLSFDPEVLEVQRKVVIEEFKQRYLNQPYGDVWLKLRPLAYQKHPYQWPTIGKEISHIEEATMEDVKSFFNAHYHPGNAVLVVAGDISEEKALELTQKWFGEIPGKPMSNGRIEAEPPQTAPRFMEVADNVPADAIYKTYHMPRRLGKAYHAADLLSDILGRGKSAILFNELVKKKPLFSSLSAHVTGSYDPGLLVITGRLLPGVALKDADLAIQEHLEPVKQHIDSELLQKVKNQAEATTVFAEVDLLNRAMGLAFAAFLGDANLINEELDQIKSLEAEDLLESARTILRADNCTTMYYQKRAQ from the coding sequence ATACAAAGAACACACCCTCCCCAACGGACTACAACTGATCGTACATGAAGATCATAGCAGCCCGGTGGTTTGTCTCAACATCCTTTACAAAGTAGGCTCCCGCAATGAGCTGCCTCATAAAACGGGGTTTGCTCACCTTTTTGAGCACCTGATGTTCGGGGGTTCGAAAAACGTGAAGAATTTTGATGAGCCGCTGCAAGCGGTGGGCGGTGACAACAATGCTTTTACCAACACGGACATTACCAATTACTACATTACCATCCCCTCCGCCAATGTGGAAACCGCTTTTTGGCTGGAATCTGACCGGATGCTGAGTCTTTCATTTGATCCCGAAGTACTGGAGGTGCAGCGAAAGGTGGTGATCGAGGAGTTTAAGCAGCGCTACCTCAATCAGCCGTATGGTGACGTATGGCTAAAGCTAAGACCCCTGGCCTACCAGAAGCATCCCTATCAGTGGCCCACTATTGGGAAGGAGATTAGTCACATAGAGGAGGCGACTATGGAGGATGTCAAGAGCTTTTTTAACGCTCATTATCATCCAGGCAATGCCGTACTGGTGGTAGCCGGAGATATATCGGAGGAAAAAGCACTCGAATTGACTCAAAAATGGTTTGGGGAAATCCCCGGCAAACCGATGAGCAATGGAAGGATTGAGGCAGAGCCCCCTCAGACAGCTCCCCGATTTATGGAGGTGGCGGACAATGTACCGGCTGATGCCATTTACAAAACATATCACATGCCCCGTCGGTTGGGTAAGGCATATCACGCCGCAGACCTGTTAAGTGATATCCTCGGGAGGGGTAAGTCAGCCATTCTTTTCAATGAGCTGGTAAAGAAAAAGCCGCTGTTTTCCAGTCTGTCAGCTCATGTGACAGGGAGTTATGATCCGGGGCTGTTGGTGATTACCGGCAGATTGTTGCCGGGAGTAGCGCTGAAGGATGCGGATCTCGCGATTCAGGAGCATTTGGAACCAGTCAAACAGCATATTGATTCTGAGCTCTTGCAGAAGGTAAAGAACCAGGCAGAGGCGACCACCGTATTTGCAGAAGTGGATTTGCTCAACAGGGCCATGGGTCTGGCCTTTGCTGCCTTCCTGGGCGATGCAAATCTGATCAATGAGGAGCTGGATCAGATCAAGTCACTTGAAGCTGAGGATCTATTGGAATCTGCCAGAACCATCCTCAGAGCAGATAATTGTACGACTATGTATTATCAAAAACGAGCACAATGA
- a CDS encoding efflux RND transporter permease subunit, with product MIADVFIKRPVTAIVISVVIVLVGLIAMTTLPVSQYPDITPPTVSISGNYIGADAETVEQTTTTAIETQVNGTPGMTYMSSNSTASGASSVTVTFDVGTDIDIATLDVQNRVSVAEPSLPEIVKRLGLTVRKRNPSIFMALALYSPEGTHDATYLGNYANIYLKDAMLRVKGVGDIVSVGDDFGMRIWLNPDKLASLKITPAEVNAALAEQNLQMSAGTIGGTPQPKTQAFEYNVISNSRINTVEDFENIVVRTNPQTGSMVYLSDIARVELAKFNYGNHPFVMGHEAAFMLLYLEPGANALETGKGVEKALTELRASFPKDVDFLIPLETTSVVEVSISEVTHTLLEALALVVFVVFLFLQNWRATLIPILAIPVSLIGTFIFFVPFGFTINTLTLFAFVLAIGIVVDDAIVVVEAIQHNIDAYKMSAKEATKKAMKEISGPVIAIALILAAVFVPVGFVPGIVGKLYQQFAITIAISVVISAFVALSLTPALSMMLLKPSNTGEKRNLLDRFFMAFNRWFDRVSGSYTKSVSTWIRKTPYVLVMMICLFVGLTYMFQTKPTGFVPTEDEKRMYVAYEMPEGTSTTRNIELHLELQRRVMSIPAVDVVGGLAGLNILTFSNKSNSGTLFVNLKHWDDRDPETEGVPQIMNQIRQMTADIKEARILVIAPPAIPGLGRSSGFTFELLQTTSGDDIKAFEGVMNQFIGAANQRPEIGMAYSFFSARTPSYQVDLDKEKAKKLGVSVSEAYSTISTLLASSYVNDFNIYGRNFRVVTQADTVYRSDISDIGRYHVRNSVGDMVPLSALITTKMIETPAVISHYNIYRSAEILGAASDGYSSGQAIEALREVAEQVLPAGYSYEFSGMSREEIKAGSSTGIIFAISILFVFLFLTALYESWSVPFSVLFAVPIGAFGSILTLMLLPGLTNNIYAQIGLITLIGLAAKNAILIVEFAKERVDQGMDIVESTLEAVRLRLRPIIMTSLAFILGVMPLAFSSGAGAEARKTIGWTVAGGMIAASSLAIFVVPVLYVMITKIAYRKKKEEATS from the coding sequence ATGATTGCAGACGTTTTTATAAAAAGACCTGTGACGGCCATCGTGATTTCCGTGGTGATCGTGCTGGTGGGCCTGATAGCTATGACCACCCTGCCGGTTTCACAATACCCGGACATTACACCGCCTACAGTGTCCATCAGTGGAAATTACATTGGGGCTGATGCCGAGACGGTGGAGCAAACCACCACGACAGCCATAGAAACCCAGGTGAATGGTACGCCAGGTATGACCTACATGTCCAGCAACAGTACCGCCAGTGGAGCCAGTAGTGTCACGGTTACTTTTGACGTGGGTACTGATATTGACATTGCTACGCTGGATGTACAAAACCGGGTGAGTGTAGCGGAGCCTTCTTTGCCAGAAATCGTGAAGCGGCTTGGGCTGACTGTGAGAAAGAGAAATCCGAGTATTTTCATGGCCCTGGCACTCTACTCTCCTGAAGGGACCCATGATGCCACTTATCTTGGCAACTATGCGAATATTTATCTGAAAGATGCCATGCTCCGTGTAAAGGGCGTGGGCGATATCGTCTCTGTGGGGGATGATTTTGGGATGCGTATTTGGCTGAATCCGGATAAGTTGGCGAGCCTGAAGATCACCCCGGCGGAAGTGAACGCAGCGCTGGCTGAGCAGAACCTGCAGATGTCCGCAGGGACAATTGGCGGGACACCACAGCCAAAAACACAAGCATTTGAGTATAATGTGATCAGCAATAGCCGGATCAATACGGTGGAGGATTTTGAGAACATCGTGGTACGTACCAATCCGCAGACGGGGAGCATGGTCTATTTGTCTGACATTGCCCGGGTGGAGCTGGCCAAGTTCAATTATGGAAACCACCCATTTGTGATGGGACATGAGGCCGCCTTTATGCTTCTTTATTTGGAGCCGGGAGCCAATGCCCTGGAAACAGGCAAAGGAGTGGAAAAGGCCCTGACCGAATTAAGGGCATCATTTCCAAAGGATGTGGATTTTTTGATTCCACTGGAAACCACTTCTGTAGTTGAGGTTTCGATCAGTGAGGTGACCCATACACTGCTGGAAGCACTGGCTCTCGTGGTATTTGTGGTGTTTTTATTCCTCCAAAACTGGAGGGCTACCCTGATTCCAATTTTAGCGATCCCGGTTTCTTTGATCGGTACATTCATCTTTTTTGTACCCTTTGGATTTACCATCAACACCCTGACGCTGTTCGCCTTTGTATTGGCCATAGGTATCGTGGTAGATGATGCCATCGTGGTGGTGGAGGCCATCCAGCACAACATTGATGCCTATAAGATGTCTGCCAAAGAAGCCACTAAAAAGGCCATGAAGGAGATCTCCGGTCCGGTTATCGCTATTGCTTTGATCCTGGCGGCGGTGTTTGTGCCTGTTGGCTTTGTGCCTGGTATCGTGGGCAAGCTCTATCAGCAGTTTGCCATTACCATTGCCATTTCTGTTGTGATTTCAGCGTTTGTGGCTTTGTCCCTTACTCCGGCACTGAGCATGATGCTCCTCAAACCTTCCAACACGGGAGAAAAACGCAATCTCCTTGATCGCTTTTTTATGGCTTTCAACCGCTGGTTTGATCGGGTGTCTGGATCATATACCAAAAGTGTGAGTACCTGGATCAGAAAGACACCATACGTATTGGTGATGATGATTTGTCTTTTTGTAGGGCTTACCTATATGTTCCAAACCAAACCTACGGGATTTGTACCCACGGAAGATGAGAAACGCATGTATGTGGCCTATGAAATGCCTGAGGGTACGTCAACCACTCGAAACATTGAGCTTCATCTGGAGCTTCAGCGCAGGGTTATGAGCATCCCGGCTGTAGATGTGGTCGGCGGACTGGCGGGATTGAACATTTTGACCTTTTCGAATAAATCGAACTCAGGGACTCTTTTTGTAAACCTAAAACACTGGGATGATCGTGACCCTGAGACCGAGGGTGTTCCGCAAATTATGAATCAGATCCGCCAGATGACTGCCGATATCAAAGAAGCAAGGATTTTGGTCATTGCACCACCGGCGATACCGGGATTGGGCCGAAGTTCAGGGTTTACCTTTGAGCTGCTGCAGACCACCAGTGGTGATGACATCAAAGCGTTTGAGGGAGTAATGAATCAATTTATTGGTGCGGCGAATCAGCGCCCTGAAATAGGGATGGCATATTCTTTCTTCTCAGCCCGCACGCCGAGTTATCAGGTAGACCTGGACAAGGAAAAAGCCAAGAAACTGGGGGTGTCAGTGTCAGAGGCTTACAGCACCATCTCCACCTTGCTGGCCAGTAGCTATGTGAATGACTTCAATATTTATGGGCGAAACTTTCGGGTAGTTACTCAGGCGGATACGGTGTATCGAAGTGACATAAGCGATATCGGGCGATATCATGTGCGAAACAGTGTGGGAGACATGGTGCCTCTGAGTGCGCTGATTACCACCAAAATGATCGAAACACCGGCAGTTATTTCACACTACAACATCTATCGGTCAGCGGAGATCCTCGGCGCAGCCAGTGATGGGTATAGCAGTGGTCAGGCCATTGAGGCATTGCGTGAAGTGGCAGAACAGGTATTGCCTGCAGGCTATAGCTATGAGTTTAGCGGGATGAGCCGTGAGGAAATCAAAGCAGGGAGCAGCACGGGGATCATTTTCGCCATCTCCATCTTATTTGTCTTTTTGTTTCTGACAGCCCTTTATGAAAGCTGGTCCGTTCCTTTTTCGGTATTGTTTGCGGTACCTATTGGAGCTTTTGGTTCTATTCTCACCCTCATGCTCCTGCCGGGACTTACCAATAACATCTACGCACAGATTGGCTTGATAACGCTGATCGGTCTGGCAGCTAAAAATGCCATTCTGATCGTGGAGTTTGCCAAGGAACGCGTGGATCAGGGAATGGATATCGTGGAGTCCACACTGGAGGCGGTACGCCTGAGGCTAAGACCAATTATTATGACCTCATTGGCCTTTATCCTTGGGGTAATGCCACTGGCCTTTTCATCTGGAGCAGGAGCGGAAGCACGTAAGACCATTGGCTGGACTGTGGCTGGAGGGATGATTGCGGCCAGTTCGCTTGCCATCTTCGTGGTGCCGGTACTGTATGTCATGATCACCAAGATCGCTTACCGCAAAAAGAAAGAAGAAGCAACCAGCTGA